In a single window of the Drosophila albomicans strain 15112-1751.03 chromosome 3, ASM965048v2, whole genome shotgun sequence genome:
- the LOC117567262 gene encoding uncharacterized protein LOC117567262 isoform X1: MTIKPVSAPSGKRVVDTDAKESHGAGQVVVEQSVVNQAHRNVVIDGHGQSPQRRGEVYEELARTHRCSPHKNSSRSKRREHHDSHAHHHKRDRLEREKLNLTVGSGVAGVSSNSPHASVVPGAVATAVGNSSPTAVGRKSPEHLASVPKTQTQITPAAAAANMLKAVEETLTGYNSGDEHLQPKERTISVEEWQRRDQEFAKCMEKRGYELKPVEEDGACLFRSISLQIYGDEGMHDVIRQHTMDYIHENREYFGQFVTEDINGYIQRKRARDAHGNHIEIQAISEIYSRTVEVYCYQSTPINIFNSEQSQAGYPPLRLSYQRGSHYNAILDPYNATVGVGLGLAGYKPEFQTKEAVRLSEQLEIEQTMFEDKLKTTDWEATNEAIEEQIARESYLQWCRDNKQRTRSTNTAAGSATSSTVTSAEALTDSDASPSKYSSDGCGGSGNNNINNSNTAATMSGSNVSEGTTTGFTLSPKNLSQFSHKLPPEVNDLAGYESDATDMSSTSSVGHGNASPNTAAAQRANKLSKSQRRNNGLRSSKKRRHEAREANNSLETVETPLRKSPKRDAAPAAPRAHTPEAEQRPCTSKQSSQSPPKRNDAQTPPKQSYSSFYQELLEASYANDGINESEMLQQAIQMSTRDYIDDQKRKYLCGP, from the exons ATGACTATCAAGCCAGTTAGTGCGCCAAGCGGCAAGCGTGTCGTTGACACAGATGCCAAGGAATCCCATGGTGCTGGTCAGGTTGTGGTTGAGCAATCAGTTGTCAATCAGGCCCATCGCAATGTCGTCATCGATGGTCATGGTCAG AGTCCACAGCGTCGTGGCGAGGTCTATGAGGAGCTGGCACGCACACATCGCTGCAGTCCACACAAGAA CAGTTCCCGTTCGAAGCGTCGCGAGCATCACGACAGCCATGCCCATCATCACAAACGCGATCGTTTAGAGCGCGAAAAACTTAATTTGACGGTGGGCAGTGGGGTTGCTGGCGTCTCGAGCAATAGTCCGCATGCCAGCGTTGTGCCTGGCGCAGTTGCCACAGCTGTGGGAAATAGTAGCCCAACAGCTGTGGGTCGCAAGTCGCCAGAGCATTTGGCCAGCGTGCCcaagacacaaacacaaataacaccagctgctgcggctgctaaTATGCTAAAGGCTGTGGAGGAGACGTTGACAGGCTATAACAGCGGCGATGAGCATCTGCAGCCAAAGGAGCGCACCATTTCAGTGGAAGAATGGCAGCGTCGCGATCAAGAGTTTGCCAAGTGCATGGAAAAGCGTGGCTACGAACTGAAACCCGTCGAGGAGGATGGTGCCTGTCTGTTTCGCTCGATTTCACTACAAATCTATGGGGACGAAGGCATGCACGATGTCATACGCCAGCACACAATGGACTATATT CATGAAAATCGTGAATACTTTGGCCAGTTTGTCACCGAGGACATCAATGGCTATATACAACGCAAACGTGCTCGCGATGCCCATGGCAACCACATCGAGATACAGGCCATTTCAGAGATCTACAGTCGCACAGTTGAAGTCTACTGCTACCAGTCGA CACCCATTAACATCTTCAATTCGGAGCAATCGCAGGCTGGTTACCCGCCATTGCGCCTGTCGTATCAGCGAGGCTCGCACTATAATGCTATACTCGATCCTTACAATGCCACTGTGGGTGTCGGCCTGGGCTTGGCTGGTTACAAGCCTGAGTTCCAAACAAAAGAAGCGGTGCGTCTCAGCGAGCAGCTGGAAATCGAACAG ACTATGTTCGAGGATAAGTTAAAGACAACAGACTGGGAGGCCACCAATGAGGCCATCGAGGAGCAGATTGCCCGTGAATCCTATTTGCAGTGGTGTCGTGATAATAAGCAGCGCACGCGAAGCACCAACACAGCCGCCGGTTCGGCTACATCATCGACAGTCACCTCTGCCGAGGCACTGACCGATTCGGATGCCTCGCCCTCGAAGTACTCGAGCGATGgctgcggcggcagcggcaacaacaacattaataaCAGCAACACAGCCGCCACCATGAGCGGCTCGAATGTCAGCGAAGGCACAACCACTGGCTTTACACTGTCGCCCAAAAATCTCAGCCAGTTCTCACATAAGCTACCGCCCGAGGTAAACGACCTGGCTGGCTACGAGAGCGATGCCACAGATATGAGCAGCACCAGCTCGGTGGGTCACGGCAATGCCTCGCCAAACACTGCTGCCGCTCAGCGCGCTAACAAATTGTCCAAATCGCAGCGACGCAACAATGGTTTGCGTAGCAGCAAGAAACGTCGTCACGAGGCACGTGAGGCTAACAACAG TCTTGAAACGGTCGAGACGCCGTTGCGTAAGAGTCCCAAACGCGATGCAGCGCCAGCAGCGCCCAGAGCTCACACGCCAGAGGCGGAACAGCGACCATGCACATCGAAGCAGTCATCACAGTCGCCGCCAAAGCGCAATGACGCACAAACGCCGCCCAAGCAGAGCTACTCCAGCTTCTATCAGGAGCTGCTCGAAGCATCCTATGCCAATGATG GCATCAACGAAAGCGAGATGCTGCAGCAGGCTATACAGATGTCCACACGCGACTATATAGACGATCAGAAGCGGAAGTATCTATGCGGTCCATAG
- the LOC117567261 gene encoding protein O-mannosyltransferase 1 — MSSNGSGSGGTTVQRRKTTRSKSKQQQQQQQQSNVAENLIENQNASNEQNERLHFRSRSATSATTSVTCNSTSPLCCNGMLPTTSNMFDCCRDINCHLNTPLALPLRGSVEHSRRSSSRQSFLSDVSKSTSASTLAATPTPTPTASSAAPTSVASKKSRSRSSSSGSCDNDDVHNAKKRAANADSAMINTTSAAAASTDQFTVSLHIDLFTWGLFLLAFFTRFYKLATPPNVVFDELHYGKYIAHYMRNIFFFDQHPPLGKQLIAGLVSFAGYDGNYTFPRIGAAYASNVPIFWLRFLPALCGSLLAPVVYKLLLEAKMRRWTAALGGLLIILDNSLLTQSRFILMESMLLLASTVGITCLLRFQRCSLGSLTWISTGAAAAFSLACAGCVKYVGFLALALAGYLLCRHLWNLLYDATLSTRQLWMHFLGRLLLFVGIPLAVYLSIFYIHLRTLHKAGPHDSIMTSAFQASLDGGLASITQGQPLAVVHGSQITLRHTHGRTCWLHSHAAVYPVRYKDQRGSSHQQQVTCYSFKDVNNWWIVKKPDRDDLVVGEKPVAIRHGDIIQLVHGITSRGLNSHDVAAPMTPQCQEVSCYIDYEIKMEGELLWRVEILNRQTEGNRWHAIKSEIRLIHVSTGAALRFSGRQLPNWGFNQHEVVADREQNHQDAIWNVEEHRYTKTQDQRERERQLLSAEMIPTKRTKLTFWAKLLELQTKMFWHAKQVQSHMYSSQPFEWPLLDKGIAYWLDAKSNAQIYLLGNVLIWYTASIGLLIYSALLVFYAIRRRRLCFDLTGSEWQRFLIAGDTFYVGYLVHYLPYFFVDRTLFLHNYLPAFVFKILLLCYVVEHLDYLLRRYCSGRGAGLQHVVRIYRLLLILWLLAVCFVFVKFLPLSYGSKKMTAKEVTSLRWKDTWDFILQKNSVLH, encoded by the exons ATGTCCAGCAACGGCAGCGGTAGCGGCGGCACAACAGTGCAGCGACGCAAAACGACGCGCTCCAAGTctaagcaacagcagcaacaacaacaacaatcaaatgtTGCGGAAAACCTTATCGAAAATCAAAATGCCAGCAACGagcaaaacgaaagacttCACTTTCGCAGCCGTTCAGCAACCTCAGCGACGACGTCAGTCACTTGCAATTCAACTTCACCACTGTGCTGTAACGGCATGCTGCCCACAACATCGAACATGTTCGACTGCTGCCGCGACATTAACTGCCATCTGAATACGCCTCTAGCGCTGCCGTTGCGCGGCAGCGTTGAGCACAGCCGCCGTTCGAGCAGCCGGCAATCTTTTCTCAGCGATGTCTCCAAGTCTACGTCTGCGTCGACGCTGGCAGCGACGCcgacaccaacaccaacagcatcatcagcagctcCCACCTCGGTTGCGTCTAAAAAGTCGCGTTCGCGTTCGAGTTCTTCTGGTTCGTGTGACAACGACGACGTGCACAATGCAAAGAAGCGCGCTGCCAACGCAGACAGTGCCATGATCAacacaacatcagcagcagcagcctcaacAGACCAATTTACCGTTAGCTTGCATATTGATCTCTTTACATGGGGTCTCTTTCTGTTGGCGTTCTTCACGCGCTTCTATAAGCTGGCAACGCCACCAAATGTTGT CTTTGATGAGCTGCACTATGGCAAGTATATAGCTCACTATATGCGCAACATCTTCTTCTTCGATCAACATCCGCCACTGGGCAAACAACTGATCGCGGGTCTGGTGAGTTTTGCCGGCTACGATGGCAATTATACGTTTCCTCGGATTGGAGCTGCTTATGCCTCTAATGTACCTATCTTCTGGCTGCGTTTCTTGCCCGCTCTTTGCGGCAGTCTCTTGGCCCCCGTTGTCTACAAACTGCTGCTGGAGGCCAAAATGCGCCGCTGGACGGCTGCACTGGGCGGTCTCCTCATCATTCTGGACAATTCACTGCTGACACAGTCACGTTTCATTCTAATGGAatcaatgctgctgctggccagcACCGTGGGCATTACTTGCCTGCTCCGCTTTCAGCGCTGCTCCCTCGGCAGCCTTACTTGGATAAGCACGGGAGCAGCGGCTGCCTTCAGTCTTGCCTGTGCCGGCTGCGTCAAGTACGTTGGCTTCCTGGCGCTGGCACTAGCAGGTTATCTGCTCTGTCGTCATCTCTGGAATCTGCTCTACGATGCGACCTTGTCAA CCCGACAGCTGTGGATGCATTTCTTGGGCAGGCTGCTGCTCTTCGTGGGCATTCCGCTGGCCGTCTACCTGAGCATCTTTTACATTCACCTGCGGACGCTGCACAAGGCGGGACCGCACGACAGCATCATGACGAGTGCGTTTCAGGCCTCACTCGATGGCGGTCTCGCCTCGATCACACAGGGACAACCACTGGCAGTTGTCCATGGATCACAGATCACGCTCCGACACACGCACGGACGCACTTGTTGGCTGCACTCGCATGCAGCGGTTTATCCAGTGCGGTATAAGGATCAGCGTGGCTCGTCGCATCAACAGCAGGTCACCTGTTACTCCTTTAAGGATGTGAACAACTGGTGGATTGTTAAGAAGCCCGATCGCGATGATCTGGTTGTGGGCGAAAAACCGGTGGCGATACGACATGGCGATATCATTCAACTGGTGCACGGCATCACGAGTCGCGGCCTCAACTCTCACGATGTCGCTGCACCGATGACACCGCAATGCCAGGAAGTTAGCTGTTACATTGACTACGAGATCAAGATGGAAGGCGAGTTGCTGTGGCGTGTGGAGATTCTCAACCGACAGACGGAAGGCAATCGCTGGCATGCCATCAAGTCCGAGATACGACTGATTCACGTCTCGACAGGCGCAGCGTTGCGCTTCAGCGGACGTCAGTTGCCCAACTGGGGTTTCAATCAGCACGAAGTGGTTGCGGATCGTGAGCAGAATCATCAGGATGCGATTTGGAATGTAGAAGAACATCGTTACACCAAGA CTCAGGATCAACGCGAGCGTGAGCGACAGTTGCTCTCGGCGGAAATGATTCCCACGAAACGCACAAAGCTAACCTTCTGGGCCAAGCTGCTGGAGCTGCAGACGAAAATGTTCTGGCATGCCAAGCAGGTGCAGAGTCACATGTACAGCTCGCAGCCGTTCGAATGGCCGCTGCTCGACAAGGGCATTGCCTATTGGCTCGATGCCAAATCCAATGCCCAGATCTATTTGCTGGGCAATGTGCTCATCTGGTATACGGCCAGCATTGGACTGCTCATCTATTCGGCGCTGCTTGTCTTCTATGCGATAAGACGACGTCGCCTGTGCTTCGATTTGACGGGCAGCGAGTGGCAACGTTTCCTCATTGCCGGCGACACCTTCTATGTTGGCTATCTGGTGCACTATTTGCCCTACTTCTTTGTGGATCGCACGCTCTTCCTGCACAACTATCTGCCCGCGTTTGTGTTCAAAATACTTCTGCTGTGCTATGTTGTCGAGCATCTGGATTATTTGCTGCGACGCTACTGCAGCGGACGTGGCGCTGGACTGCAGCATGTGGTGCGCATCTATCGCCTTTTGTTGATTCTTTGGCTGCTGGCCGTCTGCTTCGTCTTTGTCAAGTTCTTGCCCTTGAGCTATGGCTCCAAAAAGATGACCGCTAAGGAAGTCACGAGTCTACGGTGGAAGGACACCTGGGACTTTATTCTGCAGAAAAATTCTGTCCTGCACTGA
- the LOC117567263 gene encoding transcription factor SPT20 homolog — translation MNFTPFGNSFPGLPQFTTTTAPLVSTVTAAVTVTDADVTAAANQQQQQQEPGGSNRYQQHQQQQQQQQQQQQQVTPGVAMAHFSQPSMSSAQSSSSGGGNKFRSGQDEVLQGDKYNGHLVATATQQQQQQQQYATVYAPSATATSADALQASTSGQQQQQQQQQQQQQQQLQHQQVVAPQELTQDLCNAILQQQVLQNTSWQTITPGTTVADYLSHLPANTLPLSLHHFLKYSAETIKKENQQNVVLQVQTGPGAAIGINTIGTTTTISIPQQEQLSLQQQQPQQQQQQQQQQQQQQQQQPQATLQLQTQTAVASSSTAVSGTKKKKRKKRSKDRKPKLRPGEIRMSTALDGSPLYMCPECHVAYPEPELLEVHLVGHNLERRYVCDICQASLKRKDHLTRHKQSHNPERPYICTVCLKAFKRKEQLSLHFVIHSGEKRHQCQECGKGFYRKDHLRKHTRSHIARRVKAELNSHVRRENGTSMLQPVVTAATTAAVQHANQQQLQIQQQQQQQQQQQQQQQHHIVVSQQQQQQQQQQQQQQQATGQQQQQQMIN, via the exons ATGAATTTCACACCGTTTGGGAACAGTTTTCCGGGCCTGCCGCAGTTTACCACAACGACGGCGCCGCTGGTGTCGACGGTAACTGCCGCTGTCACCGTGACCGATGCCGATGTGACTGCGGCGGccaatcagcagcaacagcaacaggagccCGGCGGCAGCAATCGCTatcagcaacaccagcaacagcagcaacaacaacaacaacagcagcagcaggtgacGCCGGGCGTGGCAATGGCGCACTTCAGTCAACCGAGCATGAGCAGTgcacagagcagcagcagtggagGTGGCAATAAGTTTCGCAGCGGGCAAGATGAAGTGCTGCAAGGTGATAAATACAATGGACACTTGGTGGCAACAGCcacgcagcaacaacaacagcaacagcaatatgCAACTGTTTATGCGCCCAGTGCGACGGCAACGTCAGCGGATGCATTGCAAGCAAGCACCTCgggtcagcaacagcagcagcaacaacaacaacagcagcagcaacaacagttgcagcatcAACAAGTGGTGGCGCCGCAAGAACTGACACAGGATCTTTGCAATGCGATACTGCAACAACAAG TGCTACAGAATACCTCCTGGCAGACAATCACGCCGGGAACCACAGTCGCCGACTACCTCTCGCATCTTCCAGCCAACACGTTACCACTCTCGCTGCACCACTTTCTCAAGTACTCCGCGGAGACGATCAAGAAGGAGAATCAACAGAATGTG GTGCTGCAGGTGCAGACGGGACCAGGAGCAGCCATTGGCATCAATACCATTGGCACAACCACAACCATAAGCATACCTCAGCAGGAGCAACTgtcactgcagcagcaacagccacagcagcaacaacaacagcagcaacaacaacagcagcagcaacagcagcaacctcAAGCAACATTGCAGCTGCAGACGCAAACGGCTGTGGCAAGCAGCTCGACAGCTGTAAGTGGcaccaaaaagaagaagcgcAAAAAACGCTCCAAGGATCGCAAGCCCAAACTGCGTCCCGGCGAGATACGCATGAGCACAGCACTCGATGGCAGTCCGCTCTACATGTGTCCTGAATGTCATGTGGCATATCCCGAACCGGAGTTACTTGAAGTGCATCTGGTGGGGCACAATCTGGAGCGACGCTATGTCTGCGACATTTGTCAGGCATCGTTGAAACGTAAGGATCATCTAACGCGACACAAGCAATCGCACAATCCTGAACGTCCATACATCTGCACCGTCTGCCTAAAGGCCTTCAAGCGCAAAGAGCAGCTGAGCCTGCACTTTGTCATCCACTCAGGCGAGAAGCGGCATCAGTGCCAGGAGTGCGGTAAAGGCTTTTACCGGAAGGATCATCTGCGCAAGCACACCCGCTCTCACATTGCCAGACGCGTCAAGGCCGAGCTCAATAGTCATGTGCGACGCGAGAATGGCACCAGCATGTTGCAACCCGTGGTTACTGCTGCCACAACGGCTGCCGTGCAGCATGCGaatcaacaacagctgcagatacaacagcaacagcagcagcaacaacaacaacaacaacagcagcaacatcacaTCGTTGTcagtcagcaacaacagcagcagcaacaacaacaacagcagcaacaacaagcaactggccagcagcaacagcagcaaatgatAAATTAG
- the LOC117567262 gene encoding uncharacterized protein LOC117567262 isoform X2 codes for MTIKPVSAPSGKRVVDTDAKESHGAGQVVVEQSVVNQAHRNVVIDGHGQSPQRRGEVYEELARTHRCSPHKNSRSKRREHHDSHAHHHKRDRLEREKLNLTVGSGVAGVSSNSPHASVVPGAVATAVGNSSPTAVGRKSPEHLASVPKTQTQITPAAAAANMLKAVEETLTGYNSGDEHLQPKERTISVEEWQRRDQEFAKCMEKRGYELKPVEEDGACLFRSISLQIYGDEGMHDVIRQHTMDYIHENREYFGQFVTEDINGYIQRKRARDAHGNHIEIQAISEIYSRTVEVYCYQSTPINIFNSEQSQAGYPPLRLSYQRGSHYNAILDPYNATVGVGLGLAGYKPEFQTKEAVRLSEQLEIEQTMFEDKLKTTDWEATNEAIEEQIARESYLQWCRDNKQRTRSTNTAAGSATSSTVTSAEALTDSDASPSKYSSDGCGGSGNNNINNSNTAATMSGSNVSEGTTTGFTLSPKNLSQFSHKLPPEVNDLAGYESDATDMSSTSSVGHGNASPNTAAAQRANKLSKSQRRNNGLRSSKKRRHEAREANNSLETVETPLRKSPKRDAAPAAPRAHTPEAEQRPCTSKQSSQSPPKRNDAQTPPKQSYSSFYQELLEASYANDGINESEMLQQAIQMSTRDYIDDQKRKYLCGP; via the exons ATGACTATCAAGCCAGTTAGTGCGCCAAGCGGCAAGCGTGTCGTTGACACAGATGCCAAGGAATCCCATGGTGCTGGTCAGGTTGTGGTTGAGCAATCAGTTGTCAATCAGGCCCATCGCAATGTCGTCATCGATGGTCATGGTCAG AGTCCACAGCGTCGTGGCGAGGTCTATGAGGAGCTGGCACGCACACATCGCTGCAGTCCACACAAGAA TTCCCGTTCGAAGCGTCGCGAGCATCACGACAGCCATGCCCATCATCACAAACGCGATCGTTTAGAGCGCGAAAAACTTAATTTGACGGTGGGCAGTGGGGTTGCTGGCGTCTCGAGCAATAGTCCGCATGCCAGCGTTGTGCCTGGCGCAGTTGCCACAGCTGTGGGAAATAGTAGCCCAACAGCTGTGGGTCGCAAGTCGCCAGAGCATTTGGCCAGCGTGCCcaagacacaaacacaaataacaccagctgctgcggctgctaaTATGCTAAAGGCTGTGGAGGAGACGTTGACAGGCTATAACAGCGGCGATGAGCATCTGCAGCCAAAGGAGCGCACCATTTCAGTGGAAGAATGGCAGCGTCGCGATCAAGAGTTTGCCAAGTGCATGGAAAAGCGTGGCTACGAACTGAAACCCGTCGAGGAGGATGGTGCCTGTCTGTTTCGCTCGATTTCACTACAAATCTATGGGGACGAAGGCATGCACGATGTCATACGCCAGCACACAATGGACTATATT CATGAAAATCGTGAATACTTTGGCCAGTTTGTCACCGAGGACATCAATGGCTATATACAACGCAAACGTGCTCGCGATGCCCATGGCAACCACATCGAGATACAGGCCATTTCAGAGATCTACAGTCGCACAGTTGAAGTCTACTGCTACCAGTCGA CACCCATTAACATCTTCAATTCGGAGCAATCGCAGGCTGGTTACCCGCCATTGCGCCTGTCGTATCAGCGAGGCTCGCACTATAATGCTATACTCGATCCTTACAATGCCACTGTGGGTGTCGGCCTGGGCTTGGCTGGTTACAAGCCTGAGTTCCAAACAAAAGAAGCGGTGCGTCTCAGCGAGCAGCTGGAAATCGAACAG ACTATGTTCGAGGATAAGTTAAAGACAACAGACTGGGAGGCCACCAATGAGGCCATCGAGGAGCAGATTGCCCGTGAATCCTATTTGCAGTGGTGTCGTGATAATAAGCAGCGCACGCGAAGCACCAACACAGCCGCCGGTTCGGCTACATCATCGACAGTCACCTCTGCCGAGGCACTGACCGATTCGGATGCCTCGCCCTCGAAGTACTCGAGCGATGgctgcggcggcagcggcaacaacaacattaataaCAGCAACACAGCCGCCACCATGAGCGGCTCGAATGTCAGCGAAGGCACAACCACTGGCTTTACACTGTCGCCCAAAAATCTCAGCCAGTTCTCACATAAGCTACCGCCCGAGGTAAACGACCTGGCTGGCTACGAGAGCGATGCCACAGATATGAGCAGCACCAGCTCGGTGGGTCACGGCAATGCCTCGCCAAACACTGCTGCCGCTCAGCGCGCTAACAAATTGTCCAAATCGCAGCGACGCAACAATGGTTTGCGTAGCAGCAAGAAACGTCGTCACGAGGCACGTGAGGCTAACAACAG TCTTGAAACGGTCGAGACGCCGTTGCGTAAGAGTCCCAAACGCGATGCAGCGCCAGCAGCGCCCAGAGCTCACACGCCAGAGGCGGAACAGCGACCATGCACATCGAAGCAGTCATCACAGTCGCCGCCAAAGCGCAATGACGCACAAACGCCGCCCAAGCAGAGCTACTCCAGCTTCTATCAGGAGCTGCTCGAAGCATCCTATGCCAATGATG GCATCAACGAAAGCGAGATGCTGCAGCAGGCTATACAGATGTCCACACGCGACTATATAGACGATCAGAAGCGGAAGTATCTATGCGGTCCATAG